The Panthera uncia isolate 11264 chromosome C2, Puncia_PCG_1.0, whole genome shotgun sequence genome contains a region encoding:
- the LOC125921502 gene encoding keratin-associated protein 19-8-like, which yields MSYYGNYYGGLGYGYGGLGCGYGGYGYGGCGYGGFRKLGYGRGYGGYGYGCCRPLCYGRYWSHGFY from the exons atgtCCTACTACGGCAACTACTATGGAGGTCTAGGTTATGGCTATGGTGGCCTGGGCTGTGGCTATGGCGGCTATGGCTATGGCGGCTGTGGCTATGGCGGCT TCAGGAAGCT TGGCTATGGCCGTGGCTATGGTGGCTATGGTTATGGCTGCTGCCGCCCGTTGTGCTACGGAAGATACTGGTCCCATGGCTTCTACTGA